One Fusobacterium simiae genomic window, GTTCTCCATTCATCTCTTAGATAATCAAATTCTTTATCTAAGATAGTTCCTGTTGCTTGTACTCTTTGTTGTACATTTGCATATTGATGTCCCATCATTTCATCAAAGGCTTGGAATAATAAGATTTGTTCATTTTTTCCTATTCCATTTAATTTTTGGAATACTTGATTTTCTCTTGTTCCAATAGCTTCAACACCATATCTTTGTTCCAATCCATCTGTAAAGTTATATGTATCTTTACTATCTACTGGTGTTGCTTCATTTCCTGCCCAATGTGTATATGGTATTTTTGCCAAATAAGCATTTTGAATTGTTCCATCAGTTTGATTTTGAGCTATATTTGCTGCCCAAGTTAATGAACCTGAATAAATATTCCATTTTTCTATTTGTGGATTATTTAAAATTGATTCATTATATGGTTTTAAAATATTATCTCCTATTCTAATATATTTACTATTTGTAGATTCTGTTGCCTCCACTCCAATAATTAAATCAGCTCTTTTTAATCTACTTAAAGCATTCAATCCTGTAATTGGTTTTGTAAATTTAGTTCCTGATGTATTTATATACATACCAATAGAAGACACTTGTGTTTCTTCAAGTGTAAGTTTTTTAGTATCTACAAGTTCTGGAACCTTAACTTGTCCTCCAACTTTAATTGTTCCTTCTGTTGCACCTGCTGGAACATCAATAGAAACATTGCCTACTGTTTTATTTAAAGTCTTAGGTCCACTTGGAGTTTTTTGATTTTCTGCACCTTCTCCTTTAATTTCAAAAGTTCCATAATTTTCAAAAACTCCAATTTCATAATCTTTATTATTTTGATCCTTGCCATCATCTTTTGTTTTTAATACACCCAAAGCATTTGTAGCATTTAATCTAACTACTCCTGTTGGTTCATTTACGAATCTTGCCCCATTTTTTACAACAATAGCTGTTACATTTCTTACACCAGCTGTATTTGTGATTGTACCATAGTTATGACCAACTGCTTTATCTGTCAAATATATCTCAGTAGTATTATTTTTATTTAGGTTGATATTTCCACGATTTTCAACAGTTGTTCCATTTCCACTACCATACATACCTATACTATATTCACCATTTACATTAATAGTTCCTCTATTAATTATATTTCCAGTAGTTTGTTCTGATCTTTGAGAAACAGGTTTTTCTAAATCTTTTTTTGTCCAAGTATAACCTGCTGCCATTCCAAGTCCATACTCATCTTCTCCTGGAACAGAGCCTCCTACTGTTATTGTAGCATTTTTATTTTCAATAGTTCCACCTTTAATACTATACACTCCAACATTTCCAGTTCCTGCTTGTAAATTAATATTTCCTTTATTTACAACATATCCAGCTGAATACAGACCATAGTTATTGTTTCCTGTTGCTGTTATATTTGTTTTATTTTCAACTTGTGGATTAGTTGGAGTTCCACTTGTATCTTTTGAATAGATATATACTGAATTATTTTTTAAAGTTACATTTGAAATATCACTGTAAATTTTATTATTTGTACCTACATTAACAAAGCCAAAAGAACCTTTATTATTTCCACTTGAACCATCTCCAAGATTCATTTTAAATGGATTTTTTGCTGTTATAATACCATTATTTCCAGCAACATATACTCCTACTCCATCTTTTCCTATATTCATACTTCCAGATTCAAGATACCCATTTCCATTCGCTGTATAAACACCTATTCCATTTTCTCCTGTTTCAATAATACTATTTGGATGAGTTGCTGAATCTCCATTAGAAAAATCTTTACCATAAATTCCTATTCCATTTTTGCCAACAGTTATTTTTCCTATATTCTTCAAAATATCTGTACCTGCTGTATATATTCCAATATTTGGTTTTGTAGGATTTAAAGAATCTTCTAAGCTAATATTACCTTTATTTGTTATATTAGAGTTAGATGCTAAAATACCAAAACCTAATGTATTTGTATTTTTTATTGTAATATTGCCTTCATTTGTAAAGTTTCCATCTTTTGAATAGATTCCTATCATTCCTTTTGTAGCATTTGAAACATTTTCTACATTAATATTTAATTTATTTGTTGTGTTTGTTCCTTTAAAATATGCTCCTGTTCCTACTGCTGTTGCTGAACCTGTGTATCTTACATTCATTGTTCCTGTTGAAGTATCAGTATTTTCAGCATATACTCCGACTCCATTATCTTTTATTTGGAAACCATAATTTGTCAAAAGATTTATACTAGAATCTTTTGCATATACTCCTATTCCTTTTTTACCAACAGAAATATCATTTATTCCAGTTCCTGTTAAATTAATAGTAGCTTTCTTAGTAAGAATTCCAATACTTTCATCTCCTAATTCTAATGAAGCTTTATTATTTACCACTGCATTTTCTTTTGTAACATGGTCATTAAAACTATGATGTGGATATGCTGGATTTACATTATTATCTGCATAAATTCCTATTGCCTTTCCAGCTATTTTAATTTTACCCCCATTTGTAATGTCAATTGTTTTTGTTGAAGAAGGTAAATTTCCTCCACTGCTTGCTATTAAATTGCTTATTAACTTATCAGTTCCATAGTCTTGAGCAGTTCTTCCTGAAAGAAAAGCAGATATTCCTACTCCATAGTTAGATGAAGATGTTATATCAATTACTCCATTTGCTTTATTAAAAATTTTACTTCCATTAGTTCCATACAATCCTATACCGTCATTCATTTTAACTAAACTATTATTTTCAATAGTTCCATGATTGACTCTGATTCCAGTAGAACTAGAATTTGCTCCACCAATATTTACTGTTCCATTATTGATATATGCAGTTTTGCTATTATCAACTGTATCTTTCATAGAACCTTGACTTAATCCCTTGCCTGTATTAGAAGTTATTGAAATTCCATTATTAATAGTTACTTTTTCATTTCCCATAATTATACTATTAAATACATCTAATTTACTATCTAGATCTACATTATGAGCAATTTTAAATTCACCATTAGTATAGTATACCTTATATGTATGTCCATTTTTTTCAAGTTTTTTATACTTCATAATACTTTGAATACCACTTTCAAAGTTTGTACTTCCATTCCAAGTTTCAGGAGTATGGTTATTTACTGTTTTTAGAACTACATCATCTGAAAGAAGTTTTATAGTTACCCATTTCATTCCATTATATTTTGTTGGAACAGAACCAGATTCATTCACAGTTTTATCGTTATAGTAATTAGCATTATTTTCTTCTTGTGGAAGTATTATACCCTTTGACATATTAATAGTAGTATTTTTTGTAAAATCAATTCTTCCAGTTGAATCTGCATAAAAAAGTCTAGAATTAGCTTTTGTAATATTGATAGTTCCTCCATCTAATCTAGTATAACCATGATCTGTTGCAACCATTCCTCCCACAGTTCCTGCATTAATAATATCATTTCCACTTAATAATTGTGCTTTTGAATTTGCTCCTTTTGCAAAAGCTCCTATTCCATTTATAGTTACTTTTTTATTTATTTCTACTTCTCCACCAGATTCTGCAAAAGCTGCTATATTTTTATATTTATTATCATCAGAAGCTGTATTTTTATCTATTGCTTCAACTTCTCCATCTATAGTAACTTTTCCTTTATTTCTTGCATAACCTATAATAGCACCATAATTGACTGCTGTTGTCTTACCTTTTGCATTAACTACACCTTGGTTATCCCCCATATAGGCAATACCTTCTTTGGCAGTCATAATCAAAGGAATGTGTACATTAATTTTGGAAGATTCTCCTTCTAATGCAGCTGCTGTTGAACCTGCTACTTTATTATTATTATCATCTAAATATTTTTGTGTTGTTCCTAACTTATGTTCTGATTGTTTCCAAACTCCTTCTGCATAAGTAATTACTGTTCCAGTAGCTGCATCATTTTCTGTGGTATTTGCTCCATTAATTCCATCTGTAAATGAAGTTGAAGAGTTTGTTATATAATGATGTGTAGTTGCTTTTCCTATATCAACAACACTTCCTAATTTAGAAATTACCATAAATCCATTTTTAGAATATTTTCCAAAATGAATATCTATTTTACTTATTTCTAAATTATGGATTTCATCATCATCTAAAGATGCAAGTTTTTCATAAGCACTATTATTTGCATATGCTGGTAGCTCTGCATAACCAGCTTTAGCATGAGGAACTCCTAAATCTCTTGTAGGACTAATTCCTGTTCTTTGTCCAGATTGTACAAAAACTCCAACAGCACCATCTACTGTTGTATCTGTATAACCTGTTTTATTAAGCTTTCCTTCTAAAGTTGGGGCACTTGTTCCAATTTTAGCAGCTATATCAATTTCACCTTGATAAATTCCTATATATGAAGCTTTTCTGATATATTTTTTTGCATCTTCATTATTTCTGTGGTTTGGTTCCCAAGATTTTGGATTAGGACCACCCATTTTACTTCCAAAAAATAGTCCTACATTTTCATCTCCTAAAAGATTAACTTTGGATAATTGTATCTTAGACTGCATTTTTTCATTTTTAGGAGCTGTATTATAGTATGTCTTTTGATAATAAGTATGTTCCCAGTTTGGTACATAACTCATTCCTGAATACACAATATTTGAAGCTCCATAAGAATTTATATTACCATCATTTTCTATCCATCTTGCTCCTGAAATTCCAGCAGATAAATATACATTATTACCCGAACCATGTAAATTAATATTTGTTGTCCCTTCTAATGAACCTATATAATAAGGTCTTCTTCCAGCATCTGTATAACCCTCTGAAATTGTTCCCCAAGCTGATGGCATAATATAGAAAACTGAATTTTCTTTTCCATAGACAGTAACTTCTGTATTTGTCATTTTTACTTTTCCATTTCTCCATGTTTCAGAAGTTAAAAATCCTGCTCTTCCATATAAATATGCTTTTACATTTTCAACTTTTGTATCTAACAGAGTATGGACACCTATTGTTCCTAGAGTTGGGTTACTTCCTGGAGGAGTTCCTGGATCAGACCCTCCTGTGTGCCCACTACCAGCATCTGTGTACCCATCACTTCCATCTCCAAAATACCCTCTAACATAAAATGTAGAGTTTTTTATAGTACTTTCTATTCTATATAGGATATTAGTAGGACGCTCAGCATGTTCAGTAATTAGACTTCCTGAAAAATTATTTCCGTCATATGCTCCTGTTTTTAATAC contains:
- a CDS encoding autotransporter-associated N-terminal domain-containing protein — its product is MSNNLYKVEKDLRSIAKRYKSVRYSVGLAILFLMLGGGAFSEEINNESTQNTIPTREQITSSRENLKNSVGSLQSKIDQARAENSKGLEGLRLELIQLMEQGDQVVKSPWISWQFGANYMYSKWNGTYKGKGDKTEKYPFEGMFTRSTNLFERVTSPLSEKYKELATSTNPYSASSNARNGLGSGYGLGSTEEKQEPIVTIEINAAIKPKSIQKNPIFLDFTAPTAPTVPAPTISQVAPPSLSLPEPKAPNKEISIVQPNASPFTGFFFNGAVSDINLKTVTGNNNLNAENKVDVDNKTLYAGVDPNSVKLDPKNGRPVLKTGAYDGNNFSGSLITEHAERPTNILYRIESTIKNSTFYVRGYFGDGSDGYTDAGSGHTGGSDPGTPPGSNPTLGTIGVHTLLDTKVENVKAYLYGRAGFLTSETWRNGKVKMTNTEVTVYGKENSVFYIMPSAWGTISEGYTDAGRRPYYIGSLEGTTNINLHGSGNNVYLSAGISGARWIENDGNINSYGASNIVYSGMSYVPNWEHTYYQKTYYNTAPKNEKMQSKIQLSKVNLLGDENVGLFFGSKMGGPNPKSWEPNHRNNEDAKKYIRKASYIGIYQGEIDIAAKIGTSAPTLEGKLNKTGYTDTTVDGAVGVFVQSGQRTGISPTRDLGVPHAKAGYAELPAYANNSAYEKLASLDDDEIHNLEISKIDIHFGKYSKNGFMVISKLGSVVDIGKATTHHYITNSSTSFTDGINGANTTENDAATGTVITYAEGVWKQSEHKLGTTQKYLDDNNNKVAGSTAAALEGESSKINVHIPLIMTAKEGIAYMGDNQGVVNAKGKTTAVNYGAIIGYARNKGKVTIDGEVEAIDKNTASDDNKYKNIAAFAESGGEVEINKKVTINGIGAFAKGANSKAQLLSGNDIINAGTVGGMVATDHGYTRLDGGTINITKANSRLFYADSTGRIDFTKNTTINMSKGIILPQEENNANYYNDKTVNESGSVPTKYNGMKWVTIKLLSDDVVLKTVNNHTPETWNGSTNFESGIQSIMKYKKLEKNGHTYKVYYTNGEFKIAHNVDLDSKLDVFNSIIMGNEKVTINNGISITSNTGKGLSQGSMKDTVDNSKTAYINNGTVNIGGANSSSTGIRVNHGTIENNSLVKMNDGIGLYGTNGSKIFNKANGVIDITSSSNYGVGISAFLSGRTAQDYGTDKLISNLIASSGGNLPSSTKTIDITNGGKIKIAGKAIGIYADNNVNPAYPHHSFNDHVTKENAVVNNKASLELGDESIGILTKKATINLTGTGINDISVGKKGIGVYAKDSSINLLTNYGFQIKDNGVGVYAENTDTSTGTMNVRYTGSATAVGTGAYFKGTNTTNKLNINVENVSNATKGMIGIYSKDGNFTNEGNITIKNTNTLGFGILASNSNITNKGNISLEDSLNPTKPNIGIYTAGTDILKNIGKITVGKNGIGIYGKDFSNGDSATHPNSIIETGENGIGVYTANGNGYLESGSMNIGKDGVGVYVAGNNGIITAKNPFKMNLGDGSSGNNKGSFGFVNVGTNNKIYSDISNVTLKNNSVYIYSKDTSGTPTNPQVENKTNITATGNNNYGLYSAGYVVNKGNINLQAGTGNVGVYSIKGGTIENKNATITVGGSVPGEDEYGLGMAAGYTWTKKDLEKPVSQRSEQTTGNIINRGTINVNGEYSIGMYGSGNGTTVENRGNINLNKNNTTEIYLTDKAVGHNYGTITNTAGVRNVTAIVVKNGARFVNEPTGVVRLNATNALGVLKTKDDGKDQNNKDYEIGVFENYGTFEIKGEGAENQKTPSGPKTLNKTVGNVSIDVPAGATEGTIKVGGQVKVPELVDTKKLTLEETQVSSIGMYINTSGTKFTKPITGLNALSRLKRADLIIGVEATESTNSKYIRIGDNILKPYNESILNNPQIEKWNIYSGSLTWAANIAQNQTDGTIQNAYLAKIPYTHWAGNEATPVDSKDTYNFTDGLEQRYGVEAIGTRENQVFQKLNGIGKNEQILLFQAFDEMMGHQYANVQQRVQATGTILDKEFDYLRDEWRT